The window CCCCCAACCCGACCCGGCACGCTGCTACGTGCTGCTGCTGCAGTTGCCGTTCTGATGTGGGAACGGCTGTCAAGGTGAGGACAGGCGCGTTGGCACCACGGTCGTGGTGGGTGTGATGTCGACACCGGGCTTGTCCCCGGCGATGGGCGGGCCGGTGGCGTCCCAGGTCGGGTGTAAAAGTAGGACGGGCGTAGGCTCCCAGCAGAGCTAGCCACTCAAGCTGAGGAGGTCCACGCCCGTGCCCCCAAGACTATCTGCTGTCGAGCGTATCCGCGCCCAGATCGACGAGCTGTTCGCCTCCGAGCAGGACCTGGGGCAGGTCCTGGAGGAGGTCGCCCGGCTGAGCGTGCGGTTGGTCGTGCAGGCCGCCGTGGAAGCCGAGGTGTGCGAGTTCCTGGGCCGCGACCGCTACCAGCGTGGCGACCGTGACCGCGTCGGGTATCGCAATGGCCACACCGAGCTGACGGTGAAGACCACCGCCGGGCCGGTGGTGCTGGAGCGGCCCAAGCTGCGCGGTACCACCGAGCCGTTCACGTCCCGGCTGCTCGGCAAGGGCGTGTCGCGCACCAACGCGCTGGAGGCGCTGGTGCTGTCGGGGTTCGTCCGCGGCCTTTCCGTTCGCGACGTGGAAGCCGCCCTGGCCGAGGCGCTGGGCCCGGAGGCGGCGCTGTCGAAGTCGACCGTCAGCCGCGTCTGTGAGCAGGTCAAGACCGAGTTCGACGCCTGGAAGCTGCGGGATCTGGGCGGGATCGAGCTGGAGTACCTGTTCCTGGACGGCTCCCACTTCCGGATGCACCCGGGCGCTCGCGCCGAGCCGGTGCTGTGCGCCTGGGGCATCACCACCCAAGGCACCCCGCTGCTGGTCGGGCTGGCACCCGGCACCCACGAGGGCCACGACCCCTGGGCCAGCTTCCTCGGCGAGCTGGTCGAGCGCGGCCTACGCGCGCCGCTGCTGGTGATCACCGACGGTGCGCCCGGGCTGATCGGGGCGGTCGAGCTGGTCTTGGCCAACAGCCTGCGCCAGCGGTGTCTTGTCCACCGCGCCCGGAATCTGCTGGCCAAGGTCCCCACCCACGCCCAGGCCGAGGTCAAGGCCGCGTTCTGGCAGATCTTCGACGACATCACCGCCGAGCCCGGCGAGGCTGCGGTCGCCCAGGCCCGCAGCCGAGCGCACGCCTTCGCCGACCGCTACCAGGAGCGCTACCCCGCGGCGGTCGCCTGCCTGACCGACACCCTGCCCGAGCTGACCTGCTTCCTGCGGTTCCCGCGTGAGCACTGGGCCAGGATCCGGCACACCAACCTGATCGAGCGGACCTTCGGGGAGACCCGCCGGCGCGTCAAGGTGATCGGCCGGCTGCCAGGGGAGCGGTCGTGCCTGAGCCTGGTGTGGGCGGTGCTGGACCGGGCCTCGCGTGGCTGGCGTGGGGTGGTCATGACTCCCACTGCGGTGCGGCTGCTGCAGGAGCTGCGCCGCCAGCTTCACCATCGGTCACCACTCGAGGAGGAGGTGGCCGACCAGACCGTCATGCCAGCCGCGTAGTATCCGTCATCGGGAGCCCGCGCCTGCCTGCTTTTCCACCATCAGCGGGACGCCACCCTCCGATCGACCGAGAACTCTACGCCTCACGCGCGGCCGATACCGCCGATTCCTCTGCGACGTTGATCGTGTGCCTCACCGACTTCCTGTGGTCACGATGTCCTTGGCATCGTATTCGCGATCGCATGAAGCGGCACATCGATCGCCCGCCCAGTCGGCTTGCAGCTGTCCGTCGTCCGTGTTGCTCGCCCCCGCGGGTCGCGTCATAGCGATCAGCGATGCGCTCGAAGGACAGGGACGAACGTTGCTCGCTCATGGCCCGATGATGGCATGTGGTCTGCCGGCGCGAGGACGGCCGCCGCAGGCGGCCGCCCGCAGGGCCGGCCTTGAAGTAGTAGAGAAACTCCTCACCGAAGCTCGCCTCCGCAGCCCGCGCTGATCCATGAATGTCACAGGGATGGGGTGAATCACGTCCG of the Actinomycetota bacterium genome contains:
- a CDS encoding IS256 family transposase, which translates into the protein MPPRLSAVERIRAQIDELFASEQDLGQVLEEVARLSVRLVVQAAVEAEVCEFLGRDRYQRGDRDRVGYRNGHTELTVKTTAGPVVLERPKLRGTTEPFTSRLLGKGVSRTNALEALVLSGFVRGLSVRDVEAALAEALGPEAALSKSTVSRVCEQVKTEFDAWKLRDLGGIELEYLFLDGSHFRMHPGARAEPVLCAWGITTQGTPLLVGLAPGTHEGHDPWASFLGELVERGLRAPLLVITDGAPGLIGAVELVLANSLRQRCLVHRARNLLAKVPTHAQAEVKAAFWQIFDDITAEPGEAAVAQARSRAHAFADRYQERYPAAVACLTDTLPELTCFLRFPREHWARIRHTNLIERTFGETRRRVKVIGRLPGERSCLSLVWAVLDRASRGWRGVVMTPTAVRLLQELRRQLHHRSPLEEEVADQTVMPAA